From one Henningerozyma blattae CBS 6284 chromosome 1, complete genome genomic stretch:
- the PIB2 gene encoding Pib2p (similar to Saccharomyces cerevisiae PIB2 (YGL023C); ancestral locus Anc_4.97), with translation MNLDKITEREKTENKDIITQETLLANGSTTNMTNYSVQPIINNSEDIGHKKSITSLSSETSTITFEKQKVTPKTALPHSLLSSSFMARDRLNQKNISANTNINSHFNNAISNESQQDTNKIYPTSSYSESLEASQQSRTPVVQSFKKNNSLQSESANLSNSINLTKPENSKFTDGNNLPKEQANLNASVHEINSKSESEILPNSSNSYYGRAHRNNDELDDETGEKITQQKELTAQALKRLSIFKGNNITGAFADMTTKNSKSTKSNTSLNSIHSNNDSTHYTSPLKLDKKSSNHNLRQQQSIQQHQIFRQSQLVQQPQRQSLQQMQQQTTSFKRPINATSNASDSSPLRNNNPRKNIFKTNFPENGIGLENSPTMMSISHTSTTRPQLDKLTVRGPSLRIGSSNSYSHSPLTMNRHGSGGPDDYNMGTPRNTFLKAQQKKKSTRQINNPKKPLYIPAVLRDISETNLTNEDLKNPPKLETALSNISDNSPIHASSMQDNQSSRASIHSTNSFVKDTLQKFMPSFFSSYNEGSDTDSTITSFETIKGNKSQIMIPKRSHWLPDQKRDGCHYCNKQFTFWERKHHCRHCGDIFCQQHLCHWLYLDEDAQFIIGGGGIGSLCKVCDNCLEIYEKLVIERSTFTTNARSRNTLGGSSSIINKIKQSNQESVVSNNTVTQQGIPNKKISRAIDSSYQGIDSQLSDGTGADTNEDRTALGSVVGSVPANWNWSSF, from the coding sequence ATGAACCTAGATAAGATTAcagaaagagaaaaaactgaaaataaagatattatcaCGCAAGAAACATTACTGGCTAATGGAAGTACAACAAATATGACTAATTATTCTGTTCAGCCTATTATTAACAATTCAGAAGATATTGGACataaaaaatctattaCTTCTTTAAGCTCAGAAACTTCAACAATAACGTTTGAAAAACAGAAAGTGACTCCAAAAACTGCTTTACCTCATAGTTTATTAAGCTCAAGCTTTATGGCACGAGACAGactaaatcaaaaaaatatatcagctaatactaatattaaCAGTCACTTTAATAACGCTATATCCAATGAAAGTCAACAGgatactaataaaatataccCCACATCTTCCTATTCTGAGTCATTAGAAGCATCACAGCAATCTCGTACACCTGTAGTacaatcatttaaaaaaaataatagccTTCAAAGTGAATCTGCTAATCTCTCAAACTCAATAAATCTAACAAAACctgaaaattctaaatttacTGATGGCAACAACCTTCCAAAAGAACAAGCCAACTTGAATGCCAGCGTTCACGAGATTAACTCCAAATCTGAATCAGAAATTCTACCAAATTCATCCAACAGTTATTATGGCAGAGCTCATAGAAATAACGATGAATTAGATGACGAAACAGGCGAAAAAATAACTCAACAAAAAGAGCTAACTGCACAAGCTTTAAAAAGATTGTCTATATTTAAAGGTAATAACATTACTGGCGCCTTTGCAGATATGACAACAAAGAATAGTAAAAGTACCAAATCAAACACAAGCCTAAATTCCATACACTCTAACAATGATTCAACGCACTATACGAGCCCCCTAAAATTAGACAAGAAAAGTTCCAATCATAATCTACGACAGCAGCAATCAATACAGCAACACCAGATCTTCAGGCAATCACAATTAGTGCAGCAACCACAGCGTCAGTCATTACAACAAATGCAACAACAGACTACAAGTTTTAAAAGGCCTATAAATGCAACATCTAATGCCAGTGATTCATCACCACtgagaaataataatccaaGAAAGAACATTTTTAAGACAAATTTTCCAGAAAATGGTATTGGACTTGAAAATTCACCAACTATGATGTCAATATCTCACACATCCACTACGCGACCTCAGTTGGATAAATTGACAGTAAGAGGTCCATCTTTAAGAATAGGTTCAAGCAATTCTTACTCTCATTCTCCTCTAACCATGAATCGTCATGGAAGTGGGGGTCCTGATGATTACAATATGGGAACACCAAGAaatacatttttaaaagctcagcaaaaaaagaaatcaaCTAGACAAATCAATAATCCAAAAAAACCACTCTATATACCAGCTGTTTTACGTGACATATCTGAAACTAATTTAACTAAcgaagatttaaaaaatccACCGAAATTAGAAACTGCACTTTCAAATATAAGTGATAATAGTCCGATTCATGCATCGTCTATGCAGGATAATCAATCATCTAGGGCAAGTATTCACTCCACAAATTCGTTTGTAAAAGATACACTACAAAAATTTATGccttcatttttttccagCTATAATGAAGGCTCTGATACTGATTCTACTATAACGTCCTTTGAGACAATTAAAGGTAATAAAtctcaaataatgataccAAAGAGAAGCCATTGGTTGCCTGATCAAAAAAGGGATGGCTGCCATTATTGCAACAAACAATTTACTTTTTGGGAGCGCAAACACCATTGCCGTCATTGCGGGGACATCTTTTGCCAACAACACTTATGCCATTGGCTATATCTGGATGAGGATGCacaatttattattggagGTGGCGGCATAGGCTCGCTGTGCAAAGTCTGTGATAATTGTCTGGAAATTTACGAAAAATTGGTAATAGAAAGATCTACCTTTACAACGAACGCTCGATCCAGGAATACTTTGGGGGGGAGCTCgtcaataattaataaaataaaacaaagtAATCAAGAATCGGTagtttcaaataatactgTGACTCAACAAGGAATTCctaataagaaaatatcaAGAGCTATTGATAGTAGTTATCAAGGAATTGATTCACAATTAAGCGATGGAACAGGTGCCGATACCAATGAAGATAGAACCGCACTTGGGAGTGTAGTAGGATCTGTTCCTGCGAACTGGAATTGGAGCAGTTTTTAA
- the PGD1 gene encoding Pgd1p (similar to Saccharomyces cerevisiae PGD1 (YGL025C); ancestral locus Anc_4.93), with translation MEDTKANINIKALLPKDCNISKLESSLAANPASHEALQRQLSQMQQQVLPLRLLFNNLLSILSGTNDTIADNEIYYSTVREMVVEISQQLQNISGNMAQLEPILSTVRSYNQEPNRSSFSQLLQNLSETKSLSQKFPQPIMTTASSNKRSKSQAATPISSTSNQNVNLSSVAPAPAKKPRKRQPKKQTTSSKKQNIQPSQQSQKSTPTALPIKSQKSAPPPNLNPTQFMAANSVSPTNVINTPVIATPLNGIKSPTVNSPQVNNNLIGSNDIFPGSNQHISMNNITPANILNTNLMSNNGNINNNSNNSNSNNSMNFNVNANMSHNNGSNNSTNNNNTNNSNNNNNNNNNHNNRSNISMGYNSNIANNNHTMHNANNSNSSASNHTNSNNNGNNNANNNNINSIDSSNLNLSNSNNGGNDLNLLDFNNIDFGNSLDFV, from the coding sequence ATGGAAGATACTAAggcaaatataaatataaaagcATTGCTACCTAAGGATTGCAACATTTCAAAGCTAGAGTCCAGCTTAGCTGCAAATCCAGCGTCTCATGAGGCCTTACAGAGGCAACTTTCTCAAATGCAGCAACAGGTTCTACCTTTAAgacttttatttaataacttGTTATCTATTCTTTCTGGAACAAATGATACAATAGctgataatgaaatatacTATTCCACAGTTCGGGAGATGGTAGTTGAAATATCTCAACAGCTTCAAAATATATCCGGTAATATGGCGCAATTAGAACCAATTCTTTCCACAGTAAGATCATATAACCAAGAACCAAATCGTAGTTCATTTTCACAGCTACTTCAGAACTTATCAGAGACCAAAAGTTTATCCCAAAAGTTCCCACAGCCAATTATGACTACAGcttcatctaataaaaGATCAAAATCGCAAGCTGCTACTCCAATAAGCTCTACTTCTAACCAAAACGTTAATCTGTCCAGCGTCGCTCCTGCACCCGCTAAGAAACCAAGAAAACGTCAACCAAAGAAACAGACAACAAGCTCAAAGAAGCAAAATATACAGCCATCTCAACAGAGTCAAAAGTCTACGCCTACTGCGTTACCAATAAAGAGTCAAAAATCAGCTCCACCCCCTAATTTAAACCCTACACAATTTATGGCAGCAAACAGTGTATCACCTACTAATGTAATCAATACACCGGTGATTGCAACTCCATTAAATGGAATAAAGTCTCCAACTGTTAATTCTCCAcaagttaataataatcttatAGGCTCAAATGATATATTTCCTGGCTCAAACCAGCATATTAgtatgaataatattacacCAGCAAATATATTGAACACTAATTTAATGAGTAATAATGgcaatattaataacaatagcaataatagtaatagcaataatagTATGAACTTTAACGTAAATGCTAATATGAGCCACAATAACGGTAGCAATAActcaactaataataataacacaaataatagtaataataataataacaataataataatcataataatagatCCAATATTAGTATGGGTTATAACAGTAATATTGCAAACAACAACCATACTATGCATAAtgctaataattctaatagcAGTGCTAGCAATCATACAAATAGCAACAATAATGGAAATAACAATGctaacaacaataatattaacagTATTGATAGCTCGAATCTCAATCTCAGCAACAGCAATAATGGGggaaatgatttaaatttattagacTTTAACAATATTGATTTTGGGAACAGTCTAGATTTTGTTTAG